Below is a genomic region from Isosphaeraceae bacterium EP7.
GTAGAGGGCCGTGCCGACGCCGGTCGGGATCGCCATCAGGGCGACCAACCCGAGCAGCCAGAGGCTTCCAGCCACGCCCGCCTTGAACCCGGCACGATCGGCCTCCGAGGACGAAAATCGGCTGAGAAGTCGCATCAGGAATGAAGGCAAACCCCGCAGCGATTCGGCCAATGACTCTCCGGGTGTATGCCGCAGCGTCGAGAACAGGATCGAAGCGAGCAGCAACGCCAGCACGACCAGGCCGGTCAGTGTCGCCAGCAGGCAGGCCACCTTGAAGACCTCGCCCTTGATCCGCCTCGAGGTCCGATTCGGCTCGTAGCGTCCCGTACCCAGGCGGTTCATTGGTAGGGCTCGCGATAACGCCTGAGGACGGCCGACGAGAGGACGTTCAGCGCCAAGGTGATGGCGAAGAGCGCCGAGCCGACCGCGAACAACGAGAGATACTCGGCCGATCCCGCCGATGCCTCGCCGCTGAGCACCGAGACGATGTAGGCCGTCATCGTCTCCATCGAGGTCAGAAGATTGAAGGTGAGCTGTGGCCTGCTGCCGGCGGCCAACACGACGGCCATCGTTTCGCCGATCGCCCGGCTGATCGCCAGGATGAACGACGCGACCACGCCCGAGAGCGCCGCGGGTAGTACGATGCGAGTGGAGACCTCGTACTTCGTGGCCCCGAGGGCATAGCCCGCTTCACGTAAGCCACGCGGCACGGCGGTCAGGACGTCCTCGCTGAGTGACGAGACCATCGGGATGATCATCACCCCCACCACCACGCAGGCGCTCAGCACGTTGAAGGTCTCGACCTTCAGCCCCAGGGGTTGCAGGACCGCACGGAGCATGGGTGTGACGAGGATCAGGGCCAGAGATCCGTAAACGATCGTCGGAACCCCGGCGAGCAGCTCCAGCGAGGGCTTGAGCAATGTCCGGAGCTTTCTAGGGGCGTACTCGCTCAGGTAAAGGGCACTCAGAAGGCCGATCGGCAGCGCGATGACCGACGAGCCCACCGCCACGACGAAGGTTCCCCAGACGAGTGGGAGGATCCCAAATTTGGGGGGCTCGGCGTCAGGTGACAGCTCC
It encodes:
- the pstC gene encoding phosphate ABC transporter permease subunit PstC; translated protein: MRPDSLATQQKISDARSNWSGPSRWLRAQEAGVGVFLRFCAIVTIMTTIGIVAVLASETIQFFRVSGIGPIAFLFGTELSPDAEPPKFGILPLVWGTFVVAVGSSVIALPIGLLSALYLSEYAPRKLRTLLKPSLELLAGVPTIVYGSLALILVTPMLRAVLQPLGLKVETFNVLSACVVVGVMIIPMVSSLSEDVLTAVPRGLREAGYALGATKYEVSTRIVLPAALSGVVASFILAISRAIGETMAVVLAAGSRPQLTFNLLTSMETMTAYIVSVLSGEASAGSAEYLSLFAVGSALFAITLALNVLSSAVLRRYREPYQ